In one window of Maribacter sp. BPC-D8 DNA:
- a CDS encoding alpha/beta fold hydrolase — MGFEKVTFTNSQGKQLAARLELPTNQEAHSYAIFAHCFTCNKNFSAVRNISRALVNKGIAVLRFDFTGLGDSEGDFEETNFSSNVSDLIQAAKFLEDNYKAPSLLVGHSLGGAAVIFAASKLESVLAVATVGAPSSPAHVQHLFKSSVEEINANGKAKVNIGGRDFTINKDFIDDIESKPMESVLKNMRKPFLVIHSPQDAIVGIENAKELYSYAHHPKSFVSIDRADHLLMNSADSTYVGNVISGWAERYLDIPKKAVLKTSHQVAVSIGNEGFTSEIVSGNHLLIADEPIDFGGNDFGPSPYDYLASGLGACSAMTLRMYATRKKWDLQKVIVHVDHGKDHAPDSENVSSDGKKIDTFKREIEIFGNLDDKQRQRLLEIADKCPVHKTLSKGALIMTELI, encoded by the coding sequence ATGGGCTTCGAAAAAGTAACTTTTACAAATTCTCAAGGTAAACAATTGGCTGCACGGTTAGAGTTGCCTACTAATCAAGAAGCGCACAGTTATGCGATTTTTGCACATTGTTTTACCTGTAATAAAAACTTTTCTGCAGTTCGTAATATCTCAAGGGCATTAGTAAATAAAGGTATCGCCGTACTTCGGTTCGATTTTACGGGTTTAGGTGATAGTGAAGGTGATTTTGAAGAAACCAATTTTTCATCTAATGTTTCTGATCTAATACAGGCAGCTAAATTTTTAGAAGATAATTATAAGGCTCCTTCTTTGTTGGTTGGGCATTCATTAGGTGGTGCTGCAGTTATTTTTGCCGCTTCGAAATTAGAATCGGTATTGGCTGTCGCAACTGTTGGGGCACCATCTTCTCCTGCTCATGTGCAGCATTTATTTAAATCTAGTGTTGAAGAAATTAATGCGAACGGTAAAGCAAAAGTGAATATTGGTGGTAGAGATTTTACCATTAATAAAGATTTTATAGATGATATTGAGTCAAAACCTATGGAGTCTGTGCTTAAGAACATGAGAAAACCTTTCTTAGTTATTCATTCGCCACAAGATGCCATAGTCGGTATCGAAAATGCGAAAGAATTATACAGCTATGCACATCATCCTAAAAGCTTTGTGTCTATTGATAGGGCAGACCATCTATTAATGAATAGTGCGGATTCTACTTATGTTGGAAATGTAATATCTGGTTGGGCAGAACGTTATTTAGATATTCCGAAGAAAGCGGTTTTAAAGACTTCTCATCAAGTGGCGGTAAGTATCGGTAATGAAGGCTTTACTTCTGAAATTGTTTCGGGTAATCATTTGTTAATAGCTGATGAGCCAATAGATTTTGGCGGTAATGATTTCGGACCATCACCCTATGATTATTTGGCTTCTGGTTTAGGTGCTTGTTCGGCAATGACCTTAAGAATGTATGCGACCCGTAAAAAATGGGATTTGCAAAAAGTAATCGTGCATGTAGACCATGGCAAGGATCATGCGCCAGATTCGGAAAATGTTTCATCTGACGGAAAAAAAATTGATACTTTTAAAAGGGAAATAGAAATATTCGGAAACTTAGATGATAAGCAACGACAAAGGTTGTTGGAGATAGCCGATAAATGTCCTGTACATAAAACGCTTTCGAAAGGTGCTTTGATTATGACAGAATTAATATAA
- a CDS encoding alpha-hydroxy acid oxidase, with product MAMNFNSDYPSVDDLRSKAKSRIPKFAFEYLDGGCNEDVSLTRNTSDIRKVQLQPRYLRNNGTSSLKTKIMGMEFDAPFGIAPVGLQGLMWPNTPAILAEAAHNHNIPFILSTVTTMDIEKASELTEGNAWFQLYNPVDDAIRDDIIDRAEAAGCPVLVLLCDVPTFGYRPRDFRNGLALPPKMSIANILQILGKPSWAYNTLKYGQPTFETLKPYTPEGLDLKQLGAFMDKTFSGRLNEEKIKPIRDKWKGKLVLKGVASEQDTQDAIRMGFDGIIVSNHGGRQLDAAQSTINSLQEITAKYSDQIEIMMDSGLRSGPDIARAIASGAKFTFMGRSFVYGTGALGDKGGDHTIGMLKTQFKQVMDQLCCERVEDLPKHLI from the coding sequence ATGGCTATGAATTTCAACTCAGACTATCCGTCAGTAGACGATTTGCGGTCTAAGGCAAAATCAAGAATTCCGAAGTTCGCTTTTGAATATTTAGATGGCGGCTGTAATGAAGATGTAAGTCTTACTAGAAACACATCTGATATTCGAAAGGTTCAGTTACAACCACGGTATCTTAGAAATAATGGTACCTCTAGTTTAAAGACGAAAATAATGGGGATGGAGTTCGATGCTCCTTTTGGTATAGCCCCCGTCGGACTTCAAGGTCTCATGTGGCCGAATACTCCGGCTATTCTTGCTGAAGCAGCACATAATCACAATATTCCGTTTATACTAAGTACAGTTACAACCATGGATATTGAAAAAGCAAGCGAGCTCACAGAGGGCAATGCTTGGTTTCAATTATATAACCCCGTAGATGACGCTATAAGAGATGATATTATCGATCGTGCCGAAGCTGCAGGTTGCCCTGTTCTTGTTTTATTATGTGATGTACCTACTTTTGGGTATCGCCCGCGCGATTTTAGAAATGGGTTGGCACTACCACCAAAAATGTCAATAGCAAATATTCTTCAAATTTTAGGAAAACCAAGTTGGGCATATAATACCTTAAAATATGGTCAACCTACTTTTGAGACATTGAAACCATATACGCCAGAAGGGCTAGATTTAAAGCAGCTAGGTGCTTTTATGGATAAAACTTTTTCAGGTAGATTGAATGAAGAGAAAATAAAACCGATTAGAGATAAATGGAAAGGAAAACTAGTTTTGAAAGGAGTTGCTTCTGAACAAGATACTCAAGATGCCATACGTATGGGTTTTGATGGGATAATCGTTTCTAATCATGGGGGAAGGCAGTTAGATGCAGCTCAATCGACAATAAATTCGCTTCAAGAAATTACAGCTAAATATAGCGATCAAATAGAGATTATGATGGACAGTGGCTTGCGCTCTGGCCCTGATATTGCGCGTGCCATAGCTAGTGGTGCTAAGTTTACCTTTATGGGTCGTTCTTTCGTTTATGGAACTGGTGCGTTAGGTGACAAAGGCGGTGATCATACTATCGGTATGCTAAAAACACAGTTTAAACAGGTTATGGATCAGTTATGTTGTGAGCGTGTTGAAGATTTACCAAAACATCTTATATAA
- a CDS encoding FGGY family carbohydrate kinase, which translates to MKIKVTAVFDIGKTNKKFFLFDESFREIHREYIRFDEIEDEDGYPTENLEALKNWAVAIFDKMLDSKEYEIQALNFSCYGASLVHIDENGKPLTHLYNYLKPLKDGVLDSFYETHGTETQISKVTGSPKLGMLNAGIQLYWLKLAQAEVFEKIQYSLHLPQYLSYLFTGIPVSEYTSIGCHTMLWNFEQKDYHDWVYKEGIDKKLPPIQSSCKTTLVNYKGHQINIGSGIHDSSSALVPYNRSITKPFLLVSTGTWSISINPFNEGMLSLNDIENRSLFNMRVDGSAVKVSRLFLGNEYKVQVKVLSDYYNVPYDCHKKVKFDQDIFLEINRNFTHMFKWFTMYSEHMPNKTTISYDSYEYAYHQLLLELVLLQEKSIKAAIGKSKIKKLYIDGGFSDNEVYIQMLSQSMNKMKLRTANSSLGSALGAAIVISDKMLEPKFLKNNYAVKKHVPLNLK; encoded by the coding sequence ATGAAAATAAAGGTAACGGCTGTATTCGATATTGGAAAAACGAACAAAAAGTTCTTTCTTTTCGACGAATCTTTCAGAGAGATTCATCGCGAGTATATACGTTTTGATGAAATTGAAGATGAAGACGGTTATCCTACCGAAAACCTAGAAGCTTTGAAAAATTGGGCTGTCGCCATTTTTGATAAAATGCTAGATTCTAAAGAATATGAGATTCAAGCTTTAAATTTTTCTTGTTATGGGGCTAGTTTGGTGCATATTGATGAAAACGGCAAGCCACTTACACATCTTTACAATTACCTGAAGCCTTTAAAAGATGGGGTTTTAGATTCTTTTTATGAAACTCACGGTACAGAAACTCAAATTTCTAAAGTAACTGGGTCACCAAAATTAGGAATGCTAAATGCAGGAATACAATTATATTGGCTAAAGTTAGCCCAGGCAGAGGTCTTTGAAAAAATTCAATATTCGTTACATCTACCCCAATATTTAAGCTACTTATTTACAGGTATTCCCGTAAGTGAGTATACAAGTATAGGCTGTCATACCATGTTATGGAATTTTGAACAAAAAGACTATCACGATTGGGTATACAAAGAAGGTATTGATAAGAAATTGCCTCCTATTCAATCTTCTTGTAAAACAACATTGGTTAATTATAAAGGACATCAAATTAATATAGGTAGTGGTATTCATGATAGCTCATCGGCACTAGTACCATATAATCGTAGTATTACCAAACCATTTTTATTGGTTTCTACAGGTACATGGAGCATTTCTATTAACCCTTTTAATGAGGGGATGTTAAGCTTAAATGATATTGAAAATCGTTCGCTTTTTAACATGCGAGTAGACGGAAGTGCTGTTAAAGTTTCGCGACTATTTTTAGGTAATGAGTACAAGGTCCAAGTCAAAGTATTATCTGATTATTATAATGTGCCTTATGACTGTCATAAAAAAGTAAAATTCGATCAAGATATCTTTTTAGAAATCAATAGAAATTTTACTCATATGTTCAAGTGGTTTACAATGTATTCAGAACATATGCCTAATAAAACTACAATTTCATACGATAGCTATGAATATGCTTACCATCAATTACTTTTAGAATTGGTTTTACTTCAAGAGAAAAGTATTAAAGCTGCTATTGGAAAATCTAAAATCAAAAAACTTTATATTGACGGTGGTTTTAGTGATAATGAAGTGTATATACAAATGCTTTCACAGTCTATGAATAAAATGAAGCTTAGAACTGCAAATTCTTCGCTTGGTTCTGCCCTAGGTGCTGCAATCGTTATTTCAGACAAGATGTTAGAGCCTAAATTTCTTAAAAATAATTACGCTGTTAAAAAACACGTGCCACTCAATTTAAAATAG
- a CDS encoding sugar isomerase, whose product MRIDKNQLGDVNRKDIIEHNEHFDFLANKLTKNGTNVDAIIKKIEEFQIAIPSWALGAGGTRFGRFGFQGEPSSLELKIDDVGIIHSLTQSAGAISLHIPWDVPQDYNAIKDLAKSHDIIFDAVNSNTFQDQKDSKESYKFGSLSNTSKAAREQAIAHNIEVIKIGDKLGSKSLTVWLADGANFPGQSNFQSALQNTEDSLKDIYKTLPDDWKMFIEYKPYEPNFYSTVIQDWGTSFMLANACGEKAYTLVDLGHHLPNTNIEQIVSTLMLKGKLGGFHFNDSKYGDDDLTVGSVKPYALFLIFNALVYGMENNPQNPYPAWMIDASHNIKDPLEDLIQSLEAIKEAYAKALLVDQKLLTTAQLNNDVVKCQEILQAAYRTDVRPLLEKARLNKEGALDPLNAYRSLQVRENLIKERGADSVASGL is encoded by the coding sequence ATGAGAATAGATAAAAATCAACTTGGTGATGTAAATAGAAAAGACATCATTGAGCATAATGAGCATTTCGATTTTTTAGCTAATAAATTGACTAAAAATGGTACCAATGTTGATGCTATAATTAAAAAAATTGAAGAATTTCAGATAGCGATACCGAGCTGGGCATTAGGTGCTGGTGGTACTCGTTTTGGTCGTTTTGGTTTTCAAGGCGAACCATCTAGCCTAGAGTTGAAAATTGATGATGTCGGTATTATTCATTCTCTCACGCAAAGTGCAGGTGCCATATCATTACATATTCCTTGGGATGTTCCTCAAGATTATAATGCAATAAAAGACTTGGCTAAATCTCACGACATCATATTTGATGCCGTCAATTCCAATACTTTTCAAGACCAAAAAGATTCAAAAGAAAGTTATAAGTTCGGGTCACTGAGTAACACAAGCAAAGCTGCACGCGAACAGGCAATAGCACACAATATTGAAGTTATAAAAATCGGCGACAAACTAGGCTCAAAAAGTTTAACCGTTTGGTTGGCAGATGGGGCTAATTTTCCTGGTCAGAGTAATTTTCAATCTGCATTGCAAAATACGGAAGATAGTTTAAAGGATATTTACAAAACACTACCTGATGATTGGAAAATGTTTATTGAATACAAACCTTACGAGCCTAATTTTTATAGTACGGTAATTCAAGATTGGGGTACCTCATTTATGCTTGCAAATGCCTGTGGAGAAAAGGCATATACCTTAGTTGATCTAGGGCATCATTTACCGAATACCAATATTGAGCAAATAGTTTCTACCTTAATGTTAAAAGGAAAATTAGGTGGTTTTCATTTTAATGATAGTAAGTATGGCGATGATGACCTTACTGTTGGCAGTGTTAAGCCTTACGCCTTATTTTTAATTTTTAATGCCTTAGTTTATGGGATGGAGAATAATCCTCAAAATCCATATCCTGCATGGATGATAGATGCTAGTCATAATATTAAAGATCCTTTAGAAGATTTAATTCAGTCTTTAGAAGCTATAAAAGAAGCATATGCAAAAGCGTTGCTTGTAGACCAGAAGCTTTTAACGACCGCACAATTAAATAATGATGTTGTAAAATGTCAAGAGATACTTCAAGCTGCCTACCGCACAGATGTGCGACCATTACTTGAGAAGGCTAGGCTAAATAAAGAAGGTGCGTTAGATCCTTTAAACGCTTATAGGTCATTGCAGGTAAGAGAAAATTTAATTAAAGAAAGAGGTGCTGATTCAGTGGCGTCAGGACTGTAA
- a CDS encoding bifunctional aldolase/short-chain dehydrogenase — MSHISENLKYVDYLWDHKKAAELGDDQVALFLYRSNILGADLRITNYGGGNTSCKTIEKDPLTNEEAEVMWIKGSGGDIGTLTKAGIAGLYTERLRNLKNVYGGLEDEDRMVGLFNHCIYDLESKAPSIDTPLHGLLPFKHIDHLHPDALIAVAAAKDSEKVTKEIWGDTMGWVPWQRPGFDLGLQLEKCLNDNPGIRGIVLGSHGLFTWGDTSYECYINSLEVIEMASEYIEKKIADNGSVFGGQKIKSLAKEDRLEKAAQLMPMLRGLCSSENRMIGHFNDSDVVLEFINSNDLERLAPMGTSCPDHFLRTKIQPLVLKLDLNEDFSNTAGVLAKLHPAFEQYRKEYNSYYENHKRENSPAVRDANPVIIIYPGVGMFSFAKNKQTTRVANEFYVNAINVMRGAEALTAYTSLPRQEAFDIEYWLLEEAKLQRMPKEQPLSRKVALVTGAGGGIGKAIADKLAQEGANVVLTDIAEDRLKEGVATYAKDVASYTVCDVTKSESIAEAYKKACLEFGGVDIVVHSAGLAISKPLEETTDKDWDILQNVLVKGQFELAKQAVGIMRKQSLGGDFVSIASKNGLVSGPNNVAYGTAKAAQQHMARLLAAELGGDKIRVNTVNPDGVIVGSKIWEGDWAEGRAKAYGITVDELPAHYAKRNLLNEIIYPKDIANGVFACVGILDKTTGNIINVDGGMSNAFVR, encoded by the coding sequence ATGAGTCATATATCTGAGAATTTAAAGTATGTTGATTATTTATGGGACCACAAGAAAGCCGCCGAATTAGGTGATGATCAAGTTGCCTTATTCCTTTACCGTTCAAATATTTTAGGTGCAGATTTAAGAATAACGAACTACGGTGGCGGAAATACAAGTTGTAAAACCATTGAAAAAGATCCGTTGACAAATGAAGAAGCTGAAGTAATGTGGATTAAAGGTTCTGGTGGCGATATCGGTACCTTGACTAAAGCTGGCATAGCAGGTCTTTATACAGAGAGACTGCGAAATTTAAAGAATGTATATGGTGGCCTAGAAGATGAAGATCGTATGGTTGGTCTATTCAATCATTGTATTTATGATCTAGAAAGTAAAGCACCATCTATTGATACGCCTTTGCATGGCTTATTGCCATTTAAGCATATAGACCACCTACATCCAGATGCTTTGATTGCGGTTGCTGCAGCAAAGGATAGTGAAAAGGTGACCAAAGAAATATGGGGAGATACCATGGGGTGGGTGCCTTGGCAAAGACCTGGATTTGATTTAGGGCTTCAACTAGAAAAATGTCTGAACGACAACCCCGGAATTCGTGGAATTGTATTAGGTAGTCATGGACTTTTTACATGGGGCGATACTTCTTATGAATGTTATATAAACAGTCTTGAAGTTATTGAAATGGCTTCTGAATACATAGAGAAAAAGATCGCCGATAACGGTAGCGTATTTGGTGGTCAAAAGATAAAAAGCCTTGCCAAAGAAGATCGATTAGAAAAAGCAGCGCAATTAATGCCCATGCTTAGGGGACTTTGTTCTTCTGAAAATAGAATGATTGGTCATTTTAATGATAGTGATGTTGTTTTAGAATTTATAAATAGTAATGATTTGGAGCGTTTGGCGCCAATGGGTACCTCATGTCCTGATCATTTTCTTAGAACTAAAATACAGCCCTTAGTATTGAAACTGGATCTTAATGAAGATTTTTCAAATACAGCTGGGGTACTCGCGAAATTACACCCGGCATTTGAGCAATATAGAAAAGAATATAATTCTTATTATGAGAACCATAAGCGCGAAAATAGCCCTGCTGTTAGAGATGCAAATCCGGTTATAATAATTTATCCTGGTGTTGGTATGTTCAGTTTTGCGAAAAATAAACAGACTACCCGTGTAGCTAATGAGTTTTATGTAAATGCTATAAATGTAATGCGCGGTGCAGAGGCACTTACGGCGTATACATCCTTACCAAGACAAGAAGCTTTTGATATTGAATATTGGTTGTTAGAAGAAGCAAAATTACAGCGTATGCCAAAAGAACAGCCTTTATCGCGTAAAGTAGCTCTGGTTACTGGTGCAGGTGGCGGTATTGGTAAAGCTATTGCTGATAAATTAGCTCAAGAAGGCGCTAACGTAGTGTTGACTGATATTGCGGAAGATAGACTGAAAGAAGGCGTTGCAACGTATGCTAAAGATGTAGCAAGCTATACGGTTTGTGATGTAACAAAAAGTGAATCTATAGCTGAAGCTTATAAAAAAGCATGTTTAGAGTTTGGTGGTGTAGATATCGTTGTTCATAGTGCAGGTCTTGCTATTTCAAAACCTTTAGAAGAAACTACAGATAAAGATTGGGATATACTACAAAACGTACTGGTAAAAGGTCAGTTCGAACTTGCAAAACAAGCTGTAGGTATTATGCGAAAACAAAGCTTAGGAGGCGATTTTGTTAGTATTGCCAGTAAAAACGGTCTGGTTTCAGGTCCAAATAACGTTGCTTATGGAACAGCAAAAGCAGCCCAACAACATATGGCAAGGTTATTAGCAGCTGAATTAGGTGGTGATAAAATACGTGTAAATACGGTAAATCCTGATGGGGTTATTGTAGGTAGCAAAATATGGGAAGGTGATTGGGCAGAAGGTAGAGCGAAAGCTTACGGAATTACCGTAGATGAGCTACCGGCGCATTATGCTAAAAGAAATCTTTTAAATGAAATTATTTACCCTAAAGATATTGCAAATGGTGTATTTGCATGCGTAGGTATTTTAGATAAAACTACCGGAAATATTATTAATGTAGATGGTGGTATGAGTAATGCCTTCGTAAGATAA
- a CDS encoding GntR family transcriptional regulator, which yields MITFRKIVIDRKSRKPKYRQIVDSIIDGIATGSIVIDEQLPSINMFSEEFLLSRDTVEKAYKILKERKIITSVRGKGYFVSRTQLISKINVLFLTNKMSAYKMKIYNSFINSLGSDVHTDLFIYHCNESLFLNLLDKSQGAYDYYLVMPHFKSDQLKHKSFSESIINKLNDIPKKKLIIMDNNKIALKGDYSEVYQDFENDIYNALNDGIDKIKKYKKLLLVYPEKIEYPYPKRIVFGFRKFCAENNLDFEILNEIYDDMILKKGDLYITIEETDLVNLVHQVREDHMSIGEDIGIISYNDTPLKELLGITVISTDFENMGKSAAQLILESKVSKIKNPFNLIDRNSM from the coding sequence ATGATAACATTTAGAAAAATAGTAATTGACAGAAAGTCAAGAAAACCTAAATATAGACAAATTGTTGATTCAATAATTGATGGTATTGCTACTGGATCTATAGTTATAGACGAACAGTTACCATCTATAAATATGTTTAGTGAAGAGTTTCTTTTATCAAGAGATACCGTTGAAAAAGCATACAAAATTTTAAAAGAAAGAAAAATTATAACCTCTGTTAGAGGCAAAGGTTACTTTGTATCAAGAACACAGTTAATCTCTAAAATTAATGTGCTATTTCTTACCAACAAAATGAGCGCTTATAAAATGAAAATTTACAACTCATTTATAAACTCTTTGGGCAGCGATGTACACACAGACTTATTTATTTACCACTGTAACGAATCTTTGTTCTTGAATTTACTAGACAAAAGCCAGGGTGCGTACGATTACTATCTGGTTATGCCTCATTTTAAATCTGACCAACTTAAACACAAAAGTTTTTCTGAATCTATAATTAATAAATTAAACGATATACCAAAGAAGAAATTAATAATAATGGATAATAATAAAATCGCTCTTAAGGGTGATTATTCTGAGGTATATCAAGATTTTGAAAACGACATTTACAATGCATTAAACGATGGAATTGATAAAATTAAAAAGTATAAAAAACTTTTATTGGTATACCCTGAAAAAATAGAATACCCCTACCCAAAACGCATTGTTTTTGGATTTAGAAAATTCTGTGCAGAGAATAATCTTGATTTTGAAATATTAAATGAGATTTATGACGACATGATATTAAAAAAGGGAGATCTCTATATAACAATTGAAGAAACCGATTTGGTGAATTTGGTTCATCAAGTTCGCGAAGACCATATGTCTATCGGAGAAGATATTGGCATCATCTCATATAATGACACTCCTTTAAAAGAACTTTTAGGAATAACAGTAATATCTACCGATTTTGAAAATATGGGAAAATCGGCTGCTCAGTTGATTTTAGAATCTAAAGTGAGTAAAATTAAAAACCCATTTAACCTAATTGACCGCAACTCTATGTAA
- a CDS encoding phytanoyl-CoA dioxygenase family protein, whose protein sequence is MRYNLTAEEISSYRTDGFLIVDDFLNEDEVKLWKDTIDLAITKRQGRKFPHSEVKTGDSDGINKDAEYFGKVFDQIINLWMTDEGVKNLMLDKRLGKMAADLSQADGIRIWHDQSLVKQPWGNPTSWHLDTPFWSFNDREALSIWVALEDVTLQNGCLYFMPGSNKDTELVEPGIGSNMGDVFNSYPKYGSKDPQPAVIKAGSCTFHNGLTIHAAGVNMTPRTRKAMTCAYMPDGAVFNGKQNVLPDDYFKSLKIGDILNNEEQNPLIYHKNRD, encoded by the coding sequence ATGAGATATAATTTAACGGCAGAAGAAATTTCAAGTTATCGCACAGACGGATTTTTAATCGTTGATGACTTTTTAAATGAAGATGAAGTAAAATTATGGAAAGACACTATTGATTTGGCCATCACGAAAAGACAAGGTCGAAAATTTCCTCATTCAGAAGTGAAAACCGGCGATTCTGACGGAATCAATAAAGATGCAGAATACTTTGGTAAAGTTTTTGACCAAATCATCAACTTATGGATGACAGATGAAGGTGTTAAAAATTTGATGCTCGACAAGCGACTAGGTAAGATGGCGGCAGATCTTTCGCAAGCAGATGGTATTCGTATATGGCATGACCAATCTCTAGTAAAACAACCTTGGGGTAACCCTACCTCTTGGCATTTAGATACTCCGTTTTGGTCTTTTAATGACAGAGAAGCATTAAGCATTTGGGTAGCTTTAGAAGATGTAACATTACAAAATGGGTGTTTATATTTTATGCCTGGCTCCAATAAAGACACCGAGCTTGTAGAACCTGGCATTGGTTCTAATATGGGCGATGTTTTTAACTCGTACCCTAAATACGGATCAAAAGACCCGCAACCTGCGGTAATAAAAGCTGGTAGTTGCACTTTTCATAACGGCTTAACAATACATGCGGCAGGTGTAAACATGACGCCAAGAACAAGAAAAGCAATGACGTGTGCATATATGCCAGATGGCGCTGTTTTTAATGGAAAACAAAATGTATTACCAGACGATTATTTCAAGTCATTAAAAATTGGGGATATTTTAAATAACGAAGAGCAGAACCCATTAATATATCATAAAAACAGAGATTAA
- a CDS encoding creatininase family protein, which produces MDDANWGHFDRMLPIQIEAIFKKSPIAYIPWGAIEYHGNHNPTGLDTHKAYHLCVDLAKDSGGLVFPPISLAANLIKSYPGVNFPKHSIEFSEQLIRSICEEYLEQLISQEFKIVVLLSGHAGQPHLDILKDVAEKYNKKQTDCYIWALAEFDILPNELLEANHSALGETSLQLYYEPQTVALDNLPKDREVTLEHDAVSGKDPRLANKKLGEQIAKTFVLNASKKIEDLKQTYC; this is translated from the coding sequence ATGGACGATGCGAATTGGGGGCATTTTGATAGAATGCTGCCTATACAAATAGAAGCCATATTCAAAAAATCTCCAATTGCGTATATACCTTGGGGGGCAATAGAATATCATGGCAATCACAATCCTACAGGGTTGGACACCCATAAAGCATATCATTTATGTGTTGATTTGGCAAAGGATTCTGGCGGTTTAGTTTTTCCGCCTATAAGTTTAGCCGCTAATTTAATAAAGTCATATCCGGGTGTAAATTTCCCTAAACATTCTATTGAGTTTTCTGAGCAATTAATACGCTCTATTTGCGAAGAATATCTAGAACAATTAATCTCTCAAGAATTCAAAATAGTTGTGTTACTATCTGGTCATGCCGGTCAGCCTCATCTAGATATTTTAAAAGATGTAGCCGAAAAGTATAATAAAAAGCAAACAGATTGCTATATCTGGGCATTGGCAGAGTTTGACATATTGCCTAATGAGTTACTAGAGGCAAATCATTCTGCTTTAGGCGAGACATCTTTACAATTGTATTACGAACCGCAGACAGTAGCTCTTGATAATTTACCGAAAGACAGAGAGGTAACTTTAGAGCACGATGCCGTATCTGGTAAAGATCCAAGATTAGCTAATAAAAAACTTGGTGAGCAAATAGCAAAAACCTTTGTTTTGAACGCATCAAAAAAAATAGAAGACTTAAAGCAAACATATTGTTAA
- a CDS encoding aldo/keto reductase, which translates to MKKRILGRTGLNVSEIGLGTWAFGNNVYGGVAEKDGIATIHAGIDMGINLFDTAPQYGTDKQDGVAEIVLGKALKGKRDKVFISSKFGRNPCIKNGASQFYKSRIIDSVDESLKRLQTDHIDVLFFHSPFSSDEINDDVWEGVEHVKKQGKVRFMGHSVSMFEQTENMARQWANENKIDVVQVVLSLMNRESQKLINELHEANIGVFARECLANGFLSGAFKKDTIFKEGTLNARYSREQLAERIDQVEAFKFLIKNDIHNMPEAALRWVLDQNGVTTTLSGAKNIHELEGAVSASKADSFTKEELQKAKTVLNKNYEAA; encoded by the coding sequence ATGAAAAAAAGAATATTAGGTCGTACTGGATTAAATGTAAGTGAGATTGGTTTGGGTACCTGGGCTTTCGGAAACAATGTTTACGGTGGCGTTGCCGAAAAAGATGGTATCGCAACAATTCATGCTGGCATTGACATGGGCATTAATCTATTTGATACAGCACCACAATATGGAACAGACAAGCAAGATGGTGTTGCTGAAATCGTATTAGGAAAAGCCTTGAAAGGCAAAAGGGATAAAGTTTTCATATCATCAAAATTTGGCAGAAATCCTTGTATTAAAAATGGTGCTTCGCAATTTTACAAATCACGAATTATAGATTCTGTTGATGAAAGTTTAAAACGTTTGCAGACCGACCATATAGATGTACTTTTTTTTCATTCTCCTTTCTCTTCCGATGAAATAAATGATGATGTTTGGGAAGGTGTCGAACATGTAAAAAAGCAAGGCAAAGTTCGCTTTATGGGACATTCAGTTTCAATGTTCGAACAAACCGAAAATATGGCCAGACAATGGGCAAATGAAAATAAAATAGATGTTGTACAAGTTGTACTTAGCTTAATGAACAGAGAATCACAAAAGCTAATTAATGAATTACACGAAGCTAATATTGGCGTTTTCGCTAGAGAATGTCTTGCCAATGGTTTTTTATCTGGTGCATTTAAAAAAGACACCATTTTTAAAGAAGGTACTTTAAATGCTCGTTATTCTCGTGAGCAACTTGCTGAAAGAATTGACCAAGTTGAAGCTTTTAAATTCTTAATTAAGAACGATATTCATAATATGCCAGAAGCTGCACTACGATGGGTTTTAGACCAAAATGGTGTAACCACTACTTTATCTGGCGCAAAAAACATTCATGAACTTGAAGGTGCCGTATCTGCTTCGAAAGCTGATTCTTTTACAAAAGAAGAATTACAAAAAGCTAAGACAGTTTTGAACAAAAATTATGAAGCGGCATAA